Sequence from the Paenibacillus riograndensis SBR5 genome:
CATCTTCCGGGTTCAGCCGGTCGGCCAGATAGGGATGTGTCTGATCCCTGAAATCCGCTGCAAAGTTTCTTTTGAGCTTGGAGGCGATATTGCCCCATTTCTTCGCACTGCCGCTGTCGCCCATGTACTCGGCAAAGTATACACCAGCCTGGAGCTGATTGTACCAGAGCGCTTGAATGTCATTAGCCCGGGTGTCTCTGGGAGAATAAGACTTCAGGTTGGCATCCCGGGCGTCCATCCAGGTTTCATTATCATCATGCATAAGATAGCCTTTATCGTCCACCCAATGCTTAATAGAGCCTTCTATACTGTTTTGTACCGCCGGGTAAAGCTCTGTGATGACCGCCGTGTCACCCGAATATTTAACATAATCCTGTAATTGGATGATAAACCGCGGTGTCCCGTCGGTTGTATGGTAGTCTACATTTTTTAAGGCAAGAATATTGGGCACCCTGCCGAAGTATTTGGAAGCTGCATCGGTGTTCTGGAATTTTGCAAAGGACAGCAATATATTTTTAGCAGTTTCAAATTGCCCGGTTACCAATACGGCTCCCGGAAGCGCAATAAATTGGTCTCTTCCCCAATATTCATTAAACCAGGGGAGGCCGGCATAGATTCCATCGCCTTGCTGTCTGGTCACCAATTGGTCCATCGTGATGTTTAACCAATTCAAAGACAAGGCGAGCGAATCACTACTGCTGGCGATGTAGACATTCTTCTGCAAAAAATCCTCCATACGTTTCATTCGTTCGTGCTTCATAGAGACGGCGTCCCGTCTCGTATCATGAATCATATCTGCCGCTTCCGCAACCGTTTTGCCCACGGCAATATAAAAGCCTCCGGCGTTGGCAGCGGAATAAACGGTATGATTCTTAACTTCCACCGGCTGGTTGCCTGCTGCACCTACAGCAATAACCCATCCGCCTTCTATTGAATTGAAAAAAGCGATGCCGTCACGTGAATTCAGCAGGTTGAGCTGTTCTCCCAATATTTCAATCCCAATGGTTTCTTGAGCACCGGTGAGACTGATTTCCAGCACATTTTTGTAGTCAAACATCCACAGCTCTTCTGTCAGGCTTCCATGCATACGCACCATTTTATAGGGGTACACACAGACTTCAGCTTCTTGATTATCCAGTTTCTGTTGATCTGCAATTAAGGTGTACCCGCTGAAAATTCTGCTTTTCGATATGTTCAACCCCGCAAAATAAGCATGCTCCACATGATCATTGAGATGTGATTGAGTGTAATAATAAGCGGCTTCCTTATTGGTAAAGGATATCCCGCGATTCTCATCACGGGAAACGAATATCTTCATGTCATCCAGAATACCGGATGTCTGCCCGGCAGTATTTGTTGATAATTTCACTAATGCTTACCTCCCAAAGTATAATTATCTACATTACTCCTTAACGGAACCCACCACAATTCCTGTAACAAAGTATTTTTGCATAAAAGGATAGATCAGGAGTAATGGCAATGTGGAGATAACGATTTTGGCAGCGTTCAGCGTCCGGTTCGAAATCTTGGAGTATTCTATGAGCTTTTGAGGATCAGTTATATTCTGCACATCCACGCTAAGCTGCTGGATATAAGTCTGCAAAGGGTAATTCGATGTTTTGTTGATATACACCAAAGC
This genomic interval carries:
- a CDS encoding amylo-alpha-1,6-glucosidase, giving the protein MKLSTNTAGQTSGILDDMKIFVSRDENRGISFTNKEAAYYYTQSHLNDHVEHAYFAGLNISKSRIFSGYTLIADQQKLDNQEAEVCVYPYKMVRMHGSLTEELWMFDYKNVLEISLTGAQETIGIEILGEQLNLLNSRDGIAFFNSIEGGWVIAVGAAGNQPVEVKNHTVYSAANAGGFYIAVGKTVAEAADMIHDTRRDAVSMKHERMKRMEDFLQKNVYIASSSDSLALSLNWLNITMDQLVTRQQGDGIYAGLPWFNEYWGRDQFIALPGAVLVTGQFETAKNILLSFAKFQNTDAASKYFGRVPNILALKNVDYHTTDGTPRFIIQLQDYVKYSGDTAVITELYPAVQNSIEGSIKHWVDDKGYLMHDDNETWMDARDANLKSYSPRDTRANDIQALWYNQLQAGVYFAEYMGDSGSAKKWGNIASKLKRNFAADFRDQTHPYLADRLNPEDEPEFSLRPNQLFALDMIDDDSFKCEVIKTAWEELVYPWGVASLDQKHPFFHPFHLTSLYHKDEAYHNGTVWLWLNGIAMQRMIEAGQEETAYKLFKNMNWQALNLGVVGGLSENMDAYPQEGQSWAKLTGAYLQAWSNAEQLRVWYQYFLGFRPDMIHQALTLAPRIPEEIRDLQARVKIGSGTIDFTYTATAATEQTYLYGFKGIGLTAVIDISPFKILQIEAEKDCELKITRTELKLTAVLSDKTGTTGKEIIVSRLPLREEQQLNVKQVFQHVKFAEPMGLENHPVTKR